The Hymenobacter baengnokdamensis genome includes a region encoding these proteins:
- a CDS encoding MBL fold metallo-hydrolase, with protein sequence MPLPSSSTPAVQIQQFYDKGLAHASYAIRCGRQVAVIDPGRDPQPYYDFADEHEAEIVAVIETHPHADFVSSHLEIAQETDATIYCSKLTGARYLHKNFDDGDRLRLGNVELHAINTPGHSPDSISVLLIDELAQTRAVFTGDTLFVGDVGRPDLRENEAVGGHAREALAAQLYRSTRQKLMALPPTTRVYPAHGPGSLCGKATSPDLDSTIGKELATNYALQPMSEQEFVKVLLADQPFVPKYFGHGVQLNKLGAPNFEDSVRAVPRLNPHAALQPGVLVIDTRPAAKFRAGHLPGAINLQDGGKFETWLGSIVGPQEKFYLLADTQIQLDAVIRKTAKIGYEGNIKGALLAPSVQPATSPTVEVAAVRQHPETFTIVDIRNRTEAHGKLFPSALLIPLPELRERIREIPTDKPVLVHCAGGYRSAAGASIIQAALPGLEVLDLGEAVTEFAPANS encoded by the coding sequence ATGCCGCTTCCCAGTAGTAGCACCCCCGCGGTGCAAATTCAACAGTTTTACGATAAAGGACTGGCCCACGCCTCCTACGCCATTCGCTGCGGCCGGCAGGTTGCCGTTATCGACCCCGGCCGCGACCCGCAGCCCTACTACGATTTTGCCGACGAGCACGAGGCCGAGATTGTGGCCGTGATTGAGACGCACCCCCACGCCGACTTCGTGAGCAGCCACCTGGAAATAGCCCAGGAAACCGACGCTACCATTTATTGCAGCAAGCTCACGGGGGCCCGCTACCTGCACAAAAATTTTGACGACGGCGACCGCCTCCGGCTGGGCAACGTGGAGCTGCACGCCATTAATACCCCCGGCCACTCGCCCGACAGCATCAGCGTGCTGCTTATCGACGAGCTGGCCCAAACCCGCGCCGTGTTTACCGGCGACACGCTGTTTGTGGGCGACGTGGGCCGGCCCGACCTGCGCGAGAACGAGGCCGTGGGCGGCCATGCCCGCGAGGCCCTGGCGGCCCAGCTCTACCGCAGCACCCGCCAGAAGCTGATGGCCCTGCCGCCCACTACGCGCGTGTACCCGGCCCACGGCCCCGGTTCGCTCTGCGGCAAAGCCACCAGCCCCGACCTCGACAGTACCATTGGCAAGGAGCTGGCTACCAACTACGCGCTGCAACCCATGTCGGAGCAGGAGTTTGTGAAGGTGCTGCTGGCCGACCAGCCCTTTGTGCCCAAATATTTCGGCCACGGCGTGCAGCTTAACAAACTAGGCGCCCCCAATTTTGAAGACAGCGTGCGGGCCGTGCCACGCCTCAATCCTCACGCGGCGCTCCAGCCCGGCGTATTAGTGATTGACACCCGGCCGGCCGCCAAATTTCGCGCCGGCCACCTGCCCGGCGCCATCAACCTGCAGGATGGCGGCAAGTTCGAAACCTGGCTGGGCTCCATCGTTGGCCCCCAGGAAAAGTTCTACCTGCTGGCCGATACCCAGATTCAGCTCGACGCGGTGATTCGGAAGACGGCTAAAATCGGCTACGAAGGCAATATTAAGGGCGCCCTGCTGGCGCCCAGCGTGCAGCCCGCCACCAGCCCCACCGTCGAGGTTGCGGCTGTGCGCCAGCACCCCGAAACATTCACTATTGTCGATATTCGCAACCGCACCGAGGCGCACGGCAAGCTCTTCCCCAGCGCCCTGCTCATTCCGCTACCCGAGCTGCGCGAGCGCATAAGGGAGATTCCGACCGATAAGCCTGTGCTGGTGCACTGCGCCGGCGGCTACCGCTCGGCGGCCGGGGCCAGCATCATTCAGGCGGCGCTGCCGGGCCTGGAAGTGCTGGACCTGGGCGAGGCCGTGACGGAGTTTGCGCCAGCGAACAGCTAA